One Aegilops tauschii subsp. strangulata cultivar AL8/78 chromosome 7, Aet v6.0, whole genome shotgun sequence genomic window carries:
- the LOC109737860 gene encoding chloroplastic group IIA intron splicing facilitator CRS1, chloroplastic, with amino-acid sequence MAPPPLPLFSSSPKQPPPPPWLHGPKGPATVTPPHPAEAPSSSKPQPQRKTSSSANPLSAGVPGGRTRRAVLGIIRRVRSLELSDPPTPKPRPSTRGTVPLFHLPVEEGRGEEAGGGGKGRPVPWSAARDEGLKAALRRQKKSREPTPAERLLDPAELERLRRAARGVADGWVRAKKAGVTDEVVEDVRRAWSGGQELAAVRVVEPLRRCMDRAREILEIKSGGLVVWTKGDIHFVYRGSNYLENTKHRHKSIADIQRVPLEKCTAPEPQWKHESNTEPSTNHNDDAHGVFREINPSLAVHAYEEPVEGTLYEREVNRLLDSLGPRFVDWWWNTPLPVDADLLPEVVPGFKTPFRQCPPGVRPTLADDELTYLRKLARPLPTHFALGRNTRLQGLATAVLKLWENSLIAKIAVKVGIQNTNNEQMAWNLKHLTGGTIILRNKDFIILYRGKDFLPHGVKQSVIKQEARVDAQQVQEEEARLTVIDSLQMFTDLPSEETSAGTFREYLDFQLNHVQETTENNLGMVELEAEKHRLEKELKDQERRLSILMKKIERSNEALAKLHSSWNPSEQSADKELLTEEERMVFRKIGLKMDEHVLLGRRGIFDGVIEEIHQHWKHKEIVKVITKQNQAYQITYTSMLLEVETGGMLIATQKLTNSHAIILYRGKNYRRPTKSSPSNLLSKREALRRSVEVQRRGSMKYYVWERQKSIEDLQWRLANVIRKIRELTV; translated from the exons ATGGCGCCACCCCCACTCCCCCTCTTCTCCTCGTCCCCgaagcagccgccgccgccgccgtggctcCACGGCCCCAAAGGCCCCGCCACTGTGACTCCTCCACACCCTGCAGAGGCCCCTTCGAGTTCGAAACCGCAGCCGCAAAGAAAAACCAGCTCCTCCGCCAACCCCCTCAGCGCCGGCGTCCCCGGCGGCCGCACCCGCCGCGCCGTGCTCGGGATCATCCGCCGGGTCCGCTCCCTGGAGCTCTCCGACCCCCCAACGCCGAAGCCCAGACCCAGCACCCGCGGCACCGTCCCCTTGTTCCACCTCCCGGTCGAGGAAGGCCGGGGAGAGGAGGCGGGGGGAGGCGGGAAGGGGAGGCCGGTCCCGTGGTCCGCGGCGAGGGACGAGGGCCTCAAAGCCGCGCTGCGGCGGCAGAAGAAGTCCCGGGAGCCCACCCCCGCGGAGCGGCTGCTGGACCCCGCCGAGCTGGAGCGGCTGCGGCGGGCGGCGCGTGGGGTGGCGGACGGGTGGGTGCGGGCCAAGAAGGCCGGGGTGACGGACGAGGTGGTGGAGGACGTGCGCAGGGCGTGGTCCGGCGGGCAGGAGCTCGCCGCCGTCCGGGTCGTCGAGCCGCTCCGGCGGTGCATGGACAGAGCAAGGGAGATCCTTGAG ATAAAATCTGGAGGTTTAGTTGTTTGGACAAAAGGAGACATTCATTTTGTTTACAGAGGAAGTAATTATCTGGAAAACACAAAACATCGTCACAAGTCCATAGCTGATATTCAGAGAGTTCCCCTTGAAAAATGTACTGCGCCTGAGCCCCAGTGGAAACACGAAAGCAACACCGAGCCTTCAACAAATCATAATGATGATGCTCATGGTGTTTTCCGAGAGATTAATCCAAGCCTTGCTGTTCACGCATATgaagaacctgtcgaaggaacaCTCTATGAGAGAGAAGTCAACAGACTGTTGGACAGCTTGGGCCCTCGGTTTGTAGATTGGTGGTGGAACACGCCATTGCCTGTGGATGCTGATCTCCTTCCAGAAGTTGTTCCAGGCTTCAAAACTCCATTTAGACAGTGCCCTCCTGGTGTGAGACCAACACTAGCAGATGACGAGCTGACATACCTGCGCAAGCTTGCACGTCCTTTGCCAACACATTTTGCTCTAG GCAGAAATACAAGACTACAGGGTTTGGCGACTGCTGTGCTAAAGCTTTGGGAAAACAGCCTTATAGCAAAGATTGCAGTGAAAGTGGGTATCCAGAATACTAATAATGAACAAATGGCATGGAATCTTAAG CATCTTACTGGAGGAACTATCATATTGAGAAATAAGGATTTCATTATTCTATATAGAGGCAAGGATTTTCTTCCTCATGGAGTTAAACAATCTGTTATTAAGCAAGAGGCTCGGGTAGATGCCCAGCAGGTGCAGGAAGAAGAAGCCCGATTAACTGTGATAGACTCACTTCAGATGTTCACTGATTTACCATCTGAGGAAACTTCTGCGGGAACTTTCAGAGAATATCTGGATTTCCAGCTTAACCATGTGCAGGAAACAACTGAAAACAACTTGGGCATGGTAGAACTAGAGGCCGAGAAGCATAGACTCGAGAAGGAGTTGAAAGACCAGGAACGGAGACTTTCCATT CTTATGAAGAAGATCGAAAGATCCAACGAAGCGCTTGCGAAGCTTCATAGTTCTTGGAACCCTTCAGAGCAATCTGCAGATAAAGAACTCTTGACAGAGGAGGAAAGAATGGTATTCCGAAAGATTGGCCTAAAAATGGATGAGCATGTGCTCCTTG GAAGACGTGGTATCTTTGACGGGGTAATTGAAGAGATTCATCAACACTGGAAGCATAAAGAGATTGTCAAAGTAATTACCAAGCAGAATCAAGCTTACCAAATAACATACACATCAATGCTGCTTGAGGTTGAGACGGGAGGAATGCTAATAGCAACACAAAAGCTCACAAATAGCCATGCCATAATACTTTACCGTGGAAAGAATTACCGCCGCCCAACAAAATCATCACCCAGTAATCTCCTGTCAAAGAGAGAGGCGTTACGAAGATCAGTTGAGGTTCAACGACGAGGG TCAATGAAATACTATGTTTGGGAGAGACAAAAGTCTATTGAGGATTTGCAATGGAGACTG GCAAATGTGATAAGGAAAATCAGGGAACTAACCGTATGA